Proteins encoded within one genomic window of Acomys russatus chromosome 5, mAcoRus1.1, whole genome shotgun sequence:
- the LOC127189388 gene encoding olfactory receptor 5B3-like isoform X1 — MENGTEVTEFILLGLTNAPELQVPLFIIISLIYFINVIGNLGMIVLILWDSRLHTPMYCFLANLSLVDVFYSSAVTPTVLAGLLVGSKVVSYNACVAQMFLFAAFVTTEDFLLAAMAYDRYAAVCKPLHYTTTMTPTVCICLTMACYAGGFVNSSIHTGDTFKLSFCGSNVVHHFFCDVPAVMVLSCSDRHISEMVLVYGASFVICSALLLILISYTFIFITIFKMRSAAGYQKAMSTCVSHFTAVSIFYGTLIFMYLQPSSSHSMDTDKTVSVFYTMVIPMLNPVVYSLRNKEVISRETSPESSVSPQCLANSCALPVEVNPGDPL; from the exons ATGGAGAATGGAACAGAAGTGACAGAGTTTATCCTCCTAGGATTAACTAATGCCCCAGAACTGCAGGTCCCTTTATTTATTATAATCAGCCTTATCTATTTCATCAATGTGATTGGAAACTTAGGAATGATTGTGCTGATTCTCTGGGACTCCCGACTCCACACTCCCATGTATTGTTTCCTTGCTAACTTGTCTCTGGTGGATGTCTTTTACTCCTCAGCTGTCACTCCAACAGTTTTGGCTGGACTTCTAGTAGGAAGCAAGGTTGTCTCCTACAATGCCTGCGTTGCTCAGATGTTCTTATTTGCAGCCTTTGTCACTACAGAAGATTTCCTTTTGGCTGCAATGGCCTATGATCGCTATGCAGCAGTGTGTAAGCCCCTGCATTACACCACCACCATGACTCCaactgtgtgcatatgtctgaCCATGGCCTGCTATGCTGGTGGTTTCGTGAATTCCTCCATACATACTGGGGACACGTTCAAGCTTTCCTTCTGTGGGTCCAATGTGGTCCATCACTTTTTCTGTGATGTCCCAGCAGTCATGGTTCTCTCCTGCTCTGATAGGCATATCAGTGAGATGGTGCTTGTTTATGGAGCAAGCTTTGTCATCTGTTCTGCACTGCTCCTCATTTTGATATCCTACACGTTCATCTTCATCACCATCTTCAAGATGCGTTCAGCTGCCGGATACCAGAAGGCCATGTCCACCTGTGTTTCTCACTTCACTGCTGTCTCCATTTTCTATGGGACTCTAATTTTCATGTACTTACAACCCAGCTCCAGCCACTCTATGGATACTGACAAAACTGTGTCTGTGTTCTACACCATGGTCATACCCATGCTGAACCCTGTGGtctacagcctgaggaacaaAGAG GTGATCTCGAGGGAAACATCCCCAGAGAGCTCAGTGTCTCCACAATGCCTGGCTAACTCTTGTGCACTGCCTGTTGAAGTTAATCCTGGTGATCCACTTTAG
- the LOC127189388 gene encoding olfactory receptor 5B3-like isoform X2, which yields MENGTEVTEFILLGLTNAPELQVPLFIIISLIYFINVIGNLGMIVLILWDSRLHTPMYCFLANLSLVDVFYSSAVTPTVLAGLLVGSKVVSYNACVAQMFLFAAFVTTEDFLLAAMAYDRYAAVCKPLHYTTTMTPTVCICLTMACYAGGFVNSSIHTGDTFKLSFCGSNVVHHFFCDVPAVMVLSCSDRHISEMVLVYGASFVICSALLLILISYTFIFITIFKMRSAAGYQKAMSTCVSHFTAVSIFYGTLIFMYLQPSSSHSMDTDKTVSVFYTMVIPMLNPVVYSLRNKEVKSAFKKVVEKTKHSLGF from the coding sequence ATGGAGAATGGAACAGAAGTGACAGAGTTTATCCTCCTAGGATTAACTAATGCCCCAGAACTGCAGGTCCCTTTATTTATTATAATCAGCCTTATCTATTTCATCAATGTGATTGGAAACTTAGGAATGATTGTGCTGATTCTCTGGGACTCCCGACTCCACACTCCCATGTATTGTTTCCTTGCTAACTTGTCTCTGGTGGATGTCTTTTACTCCTCAGCTGTCACTCCAACAGTTTTGGCTGGACTTCTAGTAGGAAGCAAGGTTGTCTCCTACAATGCCTGCGTTGCTCAGATGTTCTTATTTGCAGCCTTTGTCACTACAGAAGATTTCCTTTTGGCTGCAATGGCCTATGATCGCTATGCAGCAGTGTGTAAGCCCCTGCATTACACCACCACCATGACTCCaactgtgtgcatatgtctgaCCATGGCCTGCTATGCTGGTGGTTTCGTGAATTCCTCCATACATACTGGGGACACGTTCAAGCTTTCCTTCTGTGGGTCCAATGTGGTCCATCACTTTTTCTGTGATGTCCCAGCAGTCATGGTTCTCTCCTGCTCTGATAGGCATATCAGTGAGATGGTGCTTGTTTATGGAGCAAGCTTTGTCATCTGTTCTGCACTGCTCCTCATTTTGATATCCTACACGTTCATCTTCATCACCATCTTCAAGATGCGTTCAGCTGCCGGATACCAGAAGGCCATGTCCACCTGTGTTTCTCACTTCACTGCTGTCTCCATTTTCTATGGGACTCTAATTTTCATGTACTTACAACCCAGCTCCAGCCACTCTATGGATACTGACAAAACTGTGTCTGTGTTCTACACCATGGTCATACCCATGCTGAACCCTGTGGtctacagcctgaggaacaaAGAGGTGAAAAGTGCATTCAAGAAAGttgtggagaaaacaaaacattccctAGGATTTTGA
- the LOC127189391 gene encoding olfactory receptor 5B3-like, whose amino-acid sequence MENRTEVTEFILLGLTDAPELQAPLFVMFTLIYFVNMAGNLGMLVLILWDSRLHTPMYIFLGNLSLVDVFYSSAVTPTVVAGLLVGNQAISYNACAAQMFLFVVFATAENFLLAAMAYDRYAAVCKPLHYTTTMTPTTCTCLTIACYAGGFVNSSIHTGDTFRLYFCKSNVVHHFFCDVPAVMVLSCSDRHISEMILLYGASFVICSALLVILISYIFIFITIFKMRSAAGYQKAMSTCVSHFTAVSIFYGTLIFMYLQPSSNHSMDTDKIVSVFYTMVIPMLNPVVYSLRNKEVKSAFKKVAERTKHSLGF is encoded by the coding sequence ATGGAGAACAGGACAGAGGTGACAGAGTTCATCCTTCTAGGACTCACCGATGCTCCAGAACTGCAGGCCCCCCTCTTTGTTATGTTCACTCTCATCTACTTTGTCAACATGGCTGGCAACTTGGGGATGCTTGTGCTGATTCTCTGGGACTCCCGACTCCACACTCCCATGTACatttttcttggtaacttgtcTCTGGTGGATGTCTTTTACTCCTCAGCTGTCACTCCAACCGTTGTTGCTGGACTTCTTGTTGGAAACCAAGCCATTTCCTACAATGCTTGTGCTGCTCAGATGTTCTTATTTGTAGTCTTTGCTACTGCAGAAAATTTTCTCTTGGCTGCAATGGCCTATGATCGCTATGCAGCAGTGTGTAAGCCCCTGCATTACACCACCACCATGACTCCAACTACATGCACGTGTCTGACCATAGCCTGCTATGCTGGCGGTTTTGTGAattcctccatccacaccgggGATACATTCAGACTCTACTTCTGTAAGTCCAATGTGGTCCATCACTTTTTCTGTGATGTCCCAGCAGTCATGGTTCTCTCCTGCTCTGATAGGCATATCAGTGAGATGATCCTTCTTTATGGAGCAAGCTTTGTCATCTGTTCTGCACTCCTTGTTATTTTGATATCCTACATATTCATCTTCATCACCATCTTCAAGATGCGTTCAGCTGCTGGATACCAGAAGGCCATGTCCACCTGTGTTTCTCACTTCACTGCTGTCTCCATTTTCTATGGGACTCTAATTTTCATGTACTTACAACCCAGCTCTAACCACTCCATGGATACTGACAAAATTGTGTCTGTGTTCTACACCATGGTCATACCCATGCTGAACCCTGTGGTCTACAGCTTGAGAAACAAAGAGGTGAAAAGTGCATTCAAGaaagttgcagagagaacaaaacaTTCCCTAGGATTTTGA